The following proteins are encoded in a genomic region of Oceanisphaera profunda:
- a CDS encoding glycosyltransferase family 9 protein — translation MLAWPAFALLKASTDCHITALVPGYTQPLAELCPSIDEVIIDPGKAAGEQQALLNVLKAGKFDAVICLFSNFRNAKLMWQAGIKQRWAPATKLAQMLYNHRVKQRRSQSAKPEYEYNLDLVRTFLQHNQLAINEPQAPYLSFDTAELTDFKIAQAQQLGIAADQPWLLVHAGSGGSANNLSISQYADLTRRLQAAYPQLQTVLTAGPGEQALAQQVVDAVGPDAVGQRAVLAHDLPLPDFCRLLACGSLFIAGSTGPLHIAAALDVPTVGFFPLRRSATPLRWRPLNSEGRHLAFHPPANAQVEDMSQVDMAEVASAITPWAREYVY, via the coding sequence ATGCTGGCGTGGCCTGCATTCGCCTTGCTAAAAGCGTCTACTGATTGCCATATCACAGCGTTAGTACCCGGTTATACTCAGCCCTTAGCCGAGCTGTGCCCCAGTATCGACGAGGTGATCATCGACCCAGGCAAAGCTGCCGGTGAGCAACAAGCGCTACTCAATGTGCTTAAAGCCGGGAAATTCGACGCTGTTATCTGCTTGTTCTCAAATTTTCGCAACGCTAAGCTAATGTGGCAAGCCGGCATTAAGCAACGTTGGGCGCCGGCCACCAAGCTAGCCCAAATGTTGTATAACCACAGAGTTAAGCAACGACGCTCCCAATCGGCTAAGCCCGAATATGAATATAACCTAGATCTGGTGCGCACTTTTTTGCAGCATAATCAACTGGCCATTAATGAGCCTCAGGCGCCTTATCTAAGCTTTGATACCGCCGAGTTAACGGATTTTAAAATCGCCCAAGCGCAGCAATTAGGCATAGCCGCCGACCAGCCTTGGTTATTGGTGCACGCCGGCAGCGGTGGCTCGGCCAATAACTTATCTATCAGCCAATATGCAGATTTGACTCGTCGCCTACAAGCCGCTTATCCGCAGCTACAAACCGTGCTCACCGCAGGCCCTGGCGAGCAAGCGTTGGCGCAACAGGTGGTAGACGCAGTTGGTCCAGACGCTGTCGGTCAAAGGGCAGTGCTGGCCCATGACTTGCCCCTACCGGATTTCTGCCGACTACTAGCCTGTGGCAGCTTGTTTATAGCCGGTAGCACAGGCCCGCTGCACATAGCGGCGGCATTGGATGTACCCACGGTGGGCTTTTTCCCGCTGCGCCGCTCGGCCACGCCACTGCGTTGGCGGCCCCTGAATAGCGAAGGCCGCCACTTGGCTTTTCATCCGCCGGCGAATGCCCAAGTGGAGGACATGAGCCAAGTGGACATGGCCGAGGTAGCGAGTGCTATTACTCCTTGGGCCCGTGAGTATGTGTATTAA
- the coaD gene encoding pantetheine-phosphate adenylyltransferase: MSTRVIYPGTFDPITNGHLDLIERASQLFGEVIVGVAFSPSKRPMFELAERVSLIQAVTQQLPNVTVVGFSGLLIDLAKDHNAKVLVRGLRAVSDFEYEFQLANMNRRLMPELESVFLTPAEENSFISSTLVKEVAIHGGDISQFVPDAVAQAVTLKLASST; the protein is encoded by the coding sequence ATGAGCACTCGAGTTATTTATCCCGGCACCTTCGATCCCATTACCAATGGGCATTTAGATTTAATTGAGCGTGCCTCACAACTGTTTGGCGAAGTAATAGTGGGCGTAGCGTTTAGCCCCAGTAAGAGACCCATGTTTGAGCTAGCAGAAAGAGTGAGCTTAATTCAGGCCGTGACGCAGCAGTTGCCTAATGTGACTGTGGTGGGTTTTTCTGGCTTGTTGATCGACTTGGCTAAAGACCATAACGCCAAGGTATTAGTACGGGGTTTACGCGCCGTGTCAGACTTTGAATATGAATTTCAGCTGGCCAATATGAATCGCCGCCTGATGCCGGAATTAGAAAGCGTATTTTTAACGCCCGCCGAAGAAAACTCTTTTATTTCTTCGACCTTAGTGAAAGAAGTAGCCATTCACGGCGGCGATATCAGCCAATTTGTACCCGACGCGGTAGCTCAAGCCGTTACGTTGAAGTTAGCCTCTAGCACCTAA
- a CDS encoding IS3 family transposase (programmed frameshift), with product MQYQTKRKFSNEFKREAVKPSVSSPKTLAEISSELGVHPNVLSRWRREWIMDKPDSKQDKPVKNEGPDKSLRQLEQENKRLKKKLERAELELDILKKLEGVRYQDTAIKFAFIDRYRSMSWTVLVMCRVLQVSRAGFYCWKQRQRQPSVQAERHRSLLAFLLTEAEQQHGIAGYRKLWREAVDQGFACGKNQVQRLLQSVGYRSCVAPKPGHRKHKPGIAATPNLLNRQFTVAEENRVWVSDITQIRCEEGWLYLAVIIDLATRQVVGKAQGPVNSAELVIKALKQAWKNQKPDGRELMFHSDQGSQYHCMATMTWLNKRKVTISMSRRGNCWDNACSESFFALLKKEWTRRLGLLTRKEMAEEIHFYITQYYHKVR from the exons ATGCAATACCAAACCAAACGTAAATTTAGTAATGAATTTAAGCGGGAAGCCGTTAAACCCTCTGTTTCATCACCTAAAACATTAGCTGAAATCTCCAGTGAACTAGGGGTGCATCCGAACGTATTAAGCCGTTGGCGTCGAGAGTGGATAATGGACAAACCAGATTCGAAACAGGATAAGCCCGTTAAAAATGAAGGGCCAGATAAAAGCCTGCGTCAGTTAGAGCAAGAGAATAAGCGTCTTAAGAAAAAGCTAGAGCGCGCTGAACTGGAGCTCGATATCTTAAAAAAGCTGGAAG GAGTACGCTACCAAGACACGGCGATAAAATTTGCCTTCATCGACCGGTATCGCAGCATGAGCTGGACGGTACTGGTGATGTGTCGCGTACTCCAGGTATCTCGTGCGGGTTTTTATTGTTGGAAGCAGCGCCAACGACAGCCTTCGGTTCAGGCGGAGCGTCATCGCAGTCTGCTCGCCTTTTTATTGACTGAAGCTGAACAGCAACATGGTATTGCGGGTTATCGGAAATTGTGGCGCGAAGCGGTTGACCAAGGCTTTGCTTGTGGTAAGAATCAAGTGCAACGCTTATTACAGAGTGTGGGCTACCGTTCTTGTGTCGCGCCAAAGCCCGGGCACCGTAAACATAAGCCAGGCATCGCTGCGACGCCGAATCTGTTAAACCGACAGTTTACGGTTGCAGAAGAGAACCGTGTTTGGGTGTCAGATATAACTCAAATACGCTGTGAAGAAGGCTGGCTCTATCTGGCGGTGATAATCGACCTTGCTACCAGACAGGTAGTGGGCAAGGCTCAAGGGCCGGTTAATAGTGCTGAATTAGTGATTAAGGCCTTAAAGCAGGCTTGGAAGAATCAGAAGCCTGATGGCCGTGAGCTGATGTTCCACTCAGACCAGGGCAGCCAATATCATTGTATGGCGACCATGACGTGGTTGAATAAACGTAAAGTGACTATCAGCATGTCTCGCCGGGGAAACTGCTGGGATAATGCGTGTTCAGAAAGCTTTTTTGCTTTACTGAAAAAGGAATGGACCCGCCGTTTAGGGCTGTTAACTCGTAAAGAGATGGCAGAAGAAATACACTTCTACATCACGCAGTATTACCACAAAGTAAGATAA
- a CDS encoding acetyl-CoA sensor PanZ family protein, producing the protein MRLTIHNLSQIPELHQAHVNLILQGRDLPEQAQFYLATFNDRAVALAWRDQTALGFIAVRDITRRRGIGQELLAHIKRDAKAQGVDQLTCNSAQAPAAQQAELVAFLQAQGFNGPTAMLSCNLE; encoded by the coding sequence ATGCGCCTAACTATACATAACTTGAGCCAGATCCCTGAACTGCATCAAGCCCATGTAAACCTTATTTTACAAGGCCGTGACCTGCCCGAACAGGCGCAATTTTACTTGGCCACCTTTAATGACAGAGCCGTGGCGCTGGCTTGGCGTGACCAAACCGCGCTGGGGTTTATTGCCGTGCGCGATATTACGCGCCGCCGTGGCATAGGCCAAGAGCTACTGGCCCACATTAAACGGGACGCCAAGGCTCAAGGCGTAGACCAGCTCACATGTAACTCGGCTCAAGCGCCGGCAGCTCAACAAGCAGAGTTAGTGGCATTTTTACAGGCTCAAGGCTTTAACGGCCCAACAGCAATGCTAAGCTGTAATTTAGAGTAA